Genomic segment of Candidatus Margulisiibacteriota bacterium:
ACTTAAACAAATCGATCCGCCCAAAGATGTTCAGGAAACCATGAATAAAATTGTAAAAGCCGAAAATGAAAAAATTGCCGCCATAGATTTTGCTACTGCTGCAGAAACCGCGGCTGATGGACAAAAAAGAGCAGCCATAAAACAGGCTAAGATTCTTGAAGCTGAGGGCGAAGCCGAGTTTATCCGTCTGGTTAATGAATCCGCTAATAAATACTTTATTGGAAATGCCCAATTATTAAAACGTCTGGAAGCTACTCAATCATCCCTGGAACATAATACAAAAGTAATTGTTCCGGCTAATTCTGATTTGGTAAATGTAGTAGGAGAACTGGCAGGAATAATCCCTCTTAAAGAAAAAAAATGAAGAAACTTTTAGTAGCCATAATATTATTTTCGCTCAGCATGGCCAGTATACCGGATTATCGTTCTATAAACAAATTTAATCTCGGCTCACCGGGCTCTTTTGAGGCCGGACTGGGCGGTTTTGACAACCCTGCCCTGCTTTCAA
This window contains:
- a CDS encoding SPFH/Band 7/PHB domain protein; its protein translation is LKQIDPPKDVQETMNKIVKAENEKIAAIDFATAAETAADGQKRAAIKQAKILEAEGEAEFIRLVNESANKYFIGNAQLLKRLEATQSSLEHNTKVIVPANSDLVNVVGELAGIIPLKEKK